Proteins co-encoded in one Oreochromis aureus strain Israel breed Guangdong linkage group 3, ZZ_aureus, whole genome shotgun sequence genomic window:
- the LOC120438607 gene encoding E3 ubiquitin-protein ligase TRIM21-like, translated as MSAASNLRSEDQFLCSICLDVFTDPVTTPCGHNFCKTCISQHWVTNGRQKCPMCNRVFKRRPELDINTLFSEVVAQFRREAQQKASSSSSEQQAAKPGEVPCDVCTGTRLKALKSCLVCQTSYCQTHLEPHLTVKRLKRHQLIDAVENLEGWMCTKHDKLLQLFCKTDQTCVCVLCSVLDHKNHEFVPLREEYEGKKAELEKTEAEIQQMIQKRRLKIQEITESVKMNKDAADRQKAEGVQVFTALMESERHLKELMKEIEDKQEATEKQAEGLIKDLEQEISELMERSSEVEQLSRSEDHLHLLQSFSSLKAAPPSKDWTEVRVHPPSYEETVGRAVAQLEETVWKPMKKKLFEAELQRVQQHEVDVTLDPDTAHPYLILSDDGKQVYHSDVKKNLPDNPERFSYCVNVLGEQSFSSGRFYFEVQVKGKTEWTLGVATESINRKGKITLSPQDGFWTVRLRNGNKYKAGASSSVHLCLRPGPEKVGVFVDYEEGLVSFYDVGAAALIYSFTGCSFTHKLHPFFSPCPNYGGKNSAPLIICPVNNINLSLISLEGLEWEEFELHFDSD; from the coding sequence ATGTCTGCTGCCAGCAATCTGCGATCTGAAGATCAGTTTCTGTGCTCCATCTGTCTGGATGTGTTCACTGATCCAGTCACTACACCATGTGGACACAACTTCTGCAAAACCTGCATCAGTCAGCACTGGGTCACTAATGGCAGACAGAAGTGTCCTATGTGTAACAGAGTGTTCAAGAGACGACCTGAACTAGACATCAACACTTTGTTCTCTGAGGTAGTTGCTCAGTTCAGACGTGAagctcagcagaaagccagcagcagcagctcagagcaaCAAGCTGCCAAACCAGGAGAAGTTCCCTGTGACGTCTGCACTGGAACCAGACTGAAGGCCCTGAAGTCCTGCCTGGTGTGTCAGACCTCCTACTGTCAGACTCACCTGGAGCCTCATCTGACAGTGAAACGTCTGAAAAGACATCAGCTGATTGATGCTGTGGAGAACCTGGAAGGCTGGATGTGCACGAAGCACGATAAACTTCTGCAGCTGTTCTGTAAGACCGACCAGACATGTGTCTGCGTGCTCTGCTCTGTTTTAGACCACAAGAACCACGAGTTTGTTCCTCTGAGAGAAGAATATGAAGGAAAGAAGGCAGAGCTGGAGAAGACAGAGGCTGAGATTCAGCAGATGATCCAGAAGAGACGACTGAAGATTCAGGAGATCACAGAGTCggtgaagatgaataaagatgctgcagacagacagaaagcagaagGTGTTCAGGTCTTCACTGCTCTGATGGAGTCTGAGAGACACCTGAAGGAGCTCATGAAGGAGAtcgaagacaaacaggaagCTACAGAGAAACAGGCTGAAGGTCTCATCAAAGATCTGGAACAGGAAATCTCTGAGCTGATGGAGAGAAGCTCTGaggtggagcagctctcacGCTCTGaagaccacctccacctcctccaaagcTTCTCCTCCCTGAAAGCTGCTCCACCCAGCAAGGACTGgacagaggtcagagttcatCCACCATCATATGAGGAGACCGTGGGGAGAGCTGTGGCTCAGCTGGAGGAGACAGTCTGGAAACCcatgaagaagaagctgtttgaGGCTGAGCTGCAGAGGGTGCAGCAGCATGAGGTGGATGTGACTCTGGATCCTGATACAGCTCATCCTTATCTCATCCTGTCTGATGATGGAAAACAAGTGTATCATAGTGATGTGAAGAAGAATCTTCCAGACAACCCAGAGAGATTTTCTTACTGTGTTAATGTTTTAGGAGAGCAGAGTTTCTCTTCAGGCAGATTTTACTTTGAGGTTCAGGTTAAAGGAAAGACTGAGTGGACTTTAGGAGTGGCCACAGAGTCGATCAACAGGAAGGGAAAAATCACACTGAGTCCTCAGGATGGTTTCTGGACTGTGAGGCTGAGAAATGGAAATAAGTACAAAGCTGGTGCTTCCTCTTCAGTCCATCTCTGTCTTCGTCCTGGTCCTGAGAAGGTGGGGGTGTTTGTGGATTATGAGGAGGGTCTGGTCTCCTTTTATGATGTaggtgctgcagctctgatctaCTCCTTTACTGGCTGCTCCTTCACTCACAAACTCCACCCATTCTTCAGTCCCTGTCCTAATTATGGTGGTAAAAACTCTGCACCTCTGATCATCTGTCCTGTCAATAACATTAATCTATCCCTGATTTCATTGGAAGGACTTGAATGGGAAGAATTTGAATTACATTTTGATTCTGATTAA